A genomic window from Salvelinus sp. IW2-2015 linkage group LG13, ASM291031v2, whole genome shotgun sequence includes:
- the LOC111971736 gene encoding gastrula zinc finger protein XlCGF49.1-like, whose product MAPQVNPLTGAAFSMPSIGSINWNMDPGTTQTLPGRPPHTLLMLNQTSDNASASTLNGYTSPMTNDSSSKAISRSSGEEKRFPCLFCGKAFSFPKQVEIHQRMHTGEKPFSCHLCQXSFSHSSSLKRHQSMHTGEKPFGCHLCRASFSHSFNLKRHQRVHTGEKPYSCPQCEKRFSHQHRLKMHLKVHTGESPFACTQCGKRFSERSCLRIHQQKMHTAHVKSIVTSPSN is encoded by the coding sequence atggcacctcaggttaaccccctaacaggtgctgccttcagcatgccttctataggatctatcaactggaacatggaccctgggacaacacagacactccctggccgtcctcctcacactctcctaatgttaaaccagacctcagacaatgccagtgcctcAACACTAAATGGATACACAAGCCCGatgacaaatgacagtagtagtAARGCTATCAGTAGATCCAGTGGCGAAGAGAAGCGCTTCCCATGTTTattctgtgggaaagccttcagtttccccaaacaggtggagatccaccagagaaTGCACACGGGTGAGAAACCATTCAGCTGCCACCTATGCCAGYCCAGTTTTTCACACTCATCCAgtctgaagaggcaccagagcatgcacactggggagaaaccatttggctgccacctgtgccgggcCAGTTTTTCCCACTCAttcaacctgaagaggcaccaaagggtccacacaggggagaaaccgtacagctgcccccagtgtgagaagaggttctcccaccagcaccggctgaagatgcacctgaaggtccacacaggagagagtCCGTTTGCCTGTACGCAgtgcgggaagaggttctcagagaggagctgcctcaggatacaccagcagaaaatgcacacgGCCCATGTAAAGAGTATAGTGACATCACCATCTAACTGA